One Salvia miltiorrhiza cultivar Shanhuang (shh) chromosome 6, IMPLAD_Smil_shh, whole genome shotgun sequence genomic window, CTCAAAAAGTCACAACCGAAATAAGAACACGCAAAGCAACAAAGATGATGGCCGGTGAGAGCCCGTCGGCGTCatccaagaaaaagaaaaaatagttgAACCTCAGTCGGTAAGACGCTGTAGTAAACCAACCGAGCATCAACCACTCCAATAGACCAATCCAAAACAGCCCCATGTAATCAATTCTTCAAACGAACGCGACTATGAGTCGCCATATCTAAAGACACCGCAATCTTTATATCCTCAATAGCAAAGGGCCACCACCCTTCGATCCGGGCatgattagccataatatccgccACACTATTTCCTTCTCTAAAAATATGCGAGATCTGAAGTCGAAAATTTGAAAGCCAATTTAAAGTCTGTTTCCATAGCGGGAGAAATCGCCAAGGAACATTCAAAGAGCGAGAATGTAGAAGCTGGACAACATAAGACGAGTCtgcttcaatccaaagccagTGCCAACCACGAAAATTCGCAATTCGAATGGCATGCATGATCGCGAAAAGCTCCGCTTCAAAAGCGAACCCCGAACCCCCTTTATAGTGATAACAACCGCGAACCGCACCCCAGTTATCGCGGAATACACCGCCCGCGGCAATGCTTCCAGGTTTCCCAAGCGCCGAACCGTCAGTATTGACTTTAATCCACTGCCCCGCCGGtggccaccagtgaacctcaATCATCAAAGGGGGCGCAAAAGCGCGCATAGCAACCCCAATTCGCCTAAGCACCAAATAATCCTGCCAAGAGTTATGAGAACGCCCAAGCTTAGGGAAATTGGAATCCATCTCCTTAAACACAACTTTCAGGAACCCAAGAATCAATTTTGGATGGAAACTGGCCTCATTAAAAGTCACTTGATTGCGGCAGTCCCAaattttccaaataaaattaatcactcCAGCTTTCCAGTAGGACCGAACCAACGGACTGAAATCCGTGTTCCATGCAGCAGCCAACATGGTATGAATATCCAAGCAGTCCAGCATTTGCGACTTGgcaaaccaatcaaagaaaaccaCCCAAGTTTGCCGAATAACACTGCAATTCCAGAACAAGTGGTCAATAGACTCCTCAGCCAACCCACACATCACACATCTGTTGGGGCCGTGCATGCCCCTTTTGATTAGACCATCCAGAGTCGGCATCTTCAAATGCAGAATCCGCCATGTGATAAGAGATCTTCTATCAGGAATAAAACGCTCCCAAATCCAAGTGCCCCAAAGAACTTTGGGAAAATGCGGAGACTGCGAAACATAGGCAAGTGAGGCCGAAACCTCCCCACTAACAGAAGGTTTCCAGAAGCGAATGTCACTCTCCTCCCCAATTGGAAGCAACAAAATATCCACCACAATATCAGGAAACTGAATAATAAAATCCGGAgtgaaatgccaaacaccatcataGAAGTAATCACTCACAGCTTGCTGCAGGAAGTCTCTCATAAAAGGCGGAATATGAAGCTTGTCCGCCAACTTGTAACCCAGCCAATCGTCATGCcagaaataaatgtgttctCCAGTGCCAATATAGGAATAAGAATCCATCACCAAGGAGTTCACATGCTCCCTCACGCCAGTCCAGAATGGCGAAGAAGCCAAGAACATCTTAGCATACCCAAAATTCGACAAGTAGCGAGTCGCCATGATCGCAGGTGCGAATTCTCGGCCTTGCACAAGCTTCCAGGCCATCTTCATCAAGAAGCTTCTATTCATGGCCGAGAAAGATCTAACCCCGAGGCCACCCTCCGAGCGAGAAGCGCACACCCTAGACCAGCTCACCGGGCACGAAGGCTTTTTGTTTACATGTCCCGACCAAATAAAGTTGCGGCACTTTCTATCCAGTTTATAGATGAGGGATTTAGGCCATCTATAAATCATCATAGAGTGCGTAACCGAACTTTGTATTACAGAACGAACCAAGCAAATTCTGCCAGCCATAGATAAGTGTAGCCCCTTCCAACTTGAAAACTTATTGACAATCTTATCATAAATACCAATCAAGTAAGAAGCACGCATGCGCCCAGCGAAAATCGGGACTCCCAAATAAGTAACCGGCAAAGATCCCATTGCAAAGCCAAGCTCACTAATCACACGATTCTTCATAATGGAAGAAACGCCCCTCCCGAAGAAAACGTGAGACTTAGTAGGGTTACAAATTTGTCCCGAAATATCACCATAGAAATCCAagatttttttgattttgcGAGCGTTTTTCATCGACGCCTTACAGAAAATCAAGATGTCATCAGCATAAAACAAATGAGTTGGAAAAGAGGCCTTTTTGCTGAAATCCATGGAAGTAATGTGACGAGAAGTCACACAACTGAGAAATAAGTGACTCAAAACATCCTCAGCAATTCCAAAAAGAATAGGAGAGAGTGGATCACCCTGCCTAACTCCCCTAGAACAAGCGAAGTAGCCACTCAGCTCCCCGTTGTAAAGAATGGAAATccgggcggagctgaaaataaTGGAAATCCATTCAATGAACTTTCCATGGAAACCGTTAACCCTGAGCACGTTCAGAATAAAGTCCCAGCGCATAGTATCAAATGCTTTGCGAATATCCACTTTGCACGCCATATTCGATCGTTTGCCCGTGCGATTCATGCAGCTAAAACCTTCAGAGCCAAGCATGATACAGTCATGAATCGAACGACCTCCAATAAACCCAAATTGGTTTGGCGACACCCCAACAGCCGCCACTTCCCCCAATCTGGAAGCGAggattttggaaataattttaaagaagaaatttgACAGAATGATAGGTCTCAAATCAGCCACCGTCTCCACCACCTCCTTTTTTGGGATCAAAATTAAGATGCTAGCATTACAGCCTGCAGGCAGATAAGAATTAAGGAAGAAAGCACGCACCGCAGAAAGAATATCCAGTCGTATAATGCTCCAACAGCTCTGAAAAAACTTCCCAGAATACCCATCCGGACCCGGCGAGCTATTCGCATCCAAGCTAAAAACCGCAGCCATAATCTCCTCATCATCAGGTATATGCGTGAGCTTCCCATTCTGATCCTCAGACACAAATTGATCAATAATACCTTCCAGCATATCCCAGTTCACATTACTGGGGCTTTCATCTTTaaaaagagaggaaaagaaATCAATAATATGCTGTTGAATATTCCCCCTATCATACGAGACAACATCGGCAATCTTCAAGTGCTCAATCTTGTGACTTTGCTTTCGAAAGCGAATAGCATGATGGAAAAAGGAAGTATTACGGTCTCCGTCAGAGAGCCAGTGCGCGCGACTTTTTTGTTGTAAAAGACTGTTCTTCCTGGCCAGGAAAGAAGACAACCGAGCTTGATGACTGACCTCCTCCTCAAAAAGAATGTCTGTGTAACCATGGTCAGAAATCCTGTTCTGCACGTCGAGCAACGAGACTTGCTCAGAATTAATCTGCATATCCACCTGCCCAAACACATCTTTATTCCACGCCCTGAGGTCATTTCTGAGACGACGGAGCTTGaacatgattttaaaaataggaCAGCGAATGTCAGTCGCAGCATCCCAAGAAGACGCTACTCGCTCAAGAAAGTTAGGGTGTGAAGTCCACATATTCAAGAATTTGAATCGTCTCCCCTTACCCATCTCATCGCTGCATTGGAAAATCAAGGGAGAGTGATCAGAGGTAAGTCTTGGGAGCGCATGGGTGTTAATCGAAGCCCACAGATTCGCAAAACCAGGAGAGAAAAACGCCCTGTCCAATCTAGACTCCACATGCCGAGGAAGTAAAATCCGACCAGACCATGTAAAGCGAATGCCAGAAGAAGGAGATTCAATCATATCTGAAGCCTCGATGAAGTCGCAAAACTCGCTGCAAGAACTTCTCAAAGGCGCCGCCAAACTTCGTCGCTCATGCGCTCCCTTAACGGCGTTGAAGTCCCCAATAAACACCGTGTTCCCATCAACAAAAGAAAGTAGGTCAGTCCACAATGCACGTCTAGTAACGTGGTAATTCGCACCATGCACAACAGCAACTCTAAAAAAGTATGTTTGCCAAACACAATCAGCAATAATGACTTGATCCGAGGATAGCAGAATCGTGGTCTGGACATCCGGACTAGTGAGCAACCAGATGTTCGGTCTCCGAGGCTGTCGAAAATTTTGATGTCGAGGGACCAAATTAATCGATCTCCAGTAGCTCTGGCGAACTTTGTGAAGACTtttcttaggctcaataatgccTACAAGTAAAGGCAAAAAGGAACGACAATGCTCCTTAAGAAGAGATTTAGAATCGTCCGAAAAGCCTCGGACATTCCAAACCAAAAAATTCATAAGAATTATTGATTGATTCTGGGCTGAGAAGACCCCAGCTCCGCTTCCTTATCCCACCGTTTGTTTGCTACGTTGTCCATAGCCTGCAAACTCTCCGACTCTTGATAATCAACAATATAATCAAGTGGTTGATGCCCAGCATCAGCTGCCTTCCGGAGATGATTTTTTATACTTTCTTGCTGAAGATGAAGAACCTTATTATGATTGCGCGCATTCTGATCAATCTTGGGAGGACACCCTCTGCCACGTTTAGATAAGCTTGATCCTGAGACCTCATTCTTTAACCTCTCCACTTTAATATCATTTTCTATAGCAagaattttcttttccttgCTTGTTTGGTCAGCCGAAAAATGAGCAAGAGTGCTCTGCGCAGTCTGCTGAGTAATGGTTTCGCGATCCCTCCCATGTCTCTCCTCTTGAAGAGAAACCTGAATCAAGCCTGCTGCCACATTCTCCGTAACGTCCCCCCATGGTTCGTTCATTTGCTCCACCTGAAGAGAAGCCTGGTGCGAGACTGCTGACACCTTTTTCGAGACGTCCCCCAACTGTTCTATCCGTTGTTCCCCATCAACCTGCAAAAAAGATCCTTCTGCCGTCATTAAATTGACGCCCCCTAGCTGTTTGGTGAAAAGTTCCACCGAAAGAGGCTGCTGAGATTCCCTCTTATCAGTAGCATGTCCCATCTGTTCTATGCTATGCTCTTGTTGTTGAGATCCCATTCcttgattataattattttcatcCGAAGCAGTGTTCAAGTCGATGTCCCCCTCTGTGTTCTTAAGAATGGTATCCTGCTTGTTAGTCACCAAATCCTCTTGAATCGAGGAATTTTCGAGGATTACGAATCTGTTACCATCCTGGGACCCCAGTTGATTGTGCTTAGACTCCGAACTCCTGTTACACAAATTTTCCAAAATATCCGGCCCTGTAAACTCCTTGGGCGAAGTAACACTCGCTTCCTTAGCTCCATCTTCCGACTCCGAGTCAGATGCTACCTCTACATCGAGAGGCTGCTTACTCTTGGCCTTCACAACAGCCTGCCATTCCGGGCCTCTAATGATCTTCGGCTCAGGTTCAACATTTTTCCCTGCTTTTCCTCGCCGACACTTGTCCGGCGAGTGTCCAGTTATCTTACATTTAGTGCAATATAAAGGAATATATTCATAACTGAATtcaatgttaaaaaaatactcgCCTCCATCGATAGTCATGAATTCCGGGAGAGGTTGAGAGAGATCAATTTCCACTAAAATACGAGCAAAGTGAGCTACTTCATCATCAATAGACGTACCATCAATCTTCAACGGTTGTCCCAACCATCGACCAATGCCCGAAAGAACCTCCGGATGCCAGAACTCCACCGGCAGGTAATAGACTCTcacccaaacttgagccaaGGAGGACGATTCTTTATAGGGGTTAAAACAGCGAGACCAATCACGAAGACGTATCGAACCTGCATGAAGATCCCAGATCACATGTCGTTTAGCGGTAGCCTTATCTTCCTTATCTAGGAACTTTAAAGTATAGAATCCTCTTCCCATCGGCATGAGAAACCAAGGAGATTTAATCGCCCACAACGATTGTAATTCCGCCTTGAGTTCTCTAGTGGTCCTAGGTTTTTCACCCTTATTCATCATGAAACGACCAATAAGCGCGTGTTGGAATTTTGACGCTTGAAAATTCTGGATTTCTCGAGGAACTTTGAGCACGCCATGTCCTCCTTGAGCAAAGGGTTGAAGCGCGTGGAATTTATGTGCCGGTAAGTCCGGCTTCCTGACCCTTTGGGGGGCCGTGACATGAGCATAAGAGGACACCATTCCAACAGCTTTCGCGGTAGAAGAGGAAGAACCAAGCAGCGGCTGCTGATTCTTCTGCGCTGAAACACTCGGCAAACAAGTGTTATCCTTGGAGGTTGGTAAAGCTGGGCCAGCAACGTCAGAAGAGGCTTTGGTGAAGTTGTTCGACACTTGGGGCAGATTAAGACCACCCCTGTCGATCGAGGAAAAATCACCGGAGGACATGATCGGAATGAGAGAGGCGCTGGCTACAGGCGGTTGACGGATCGTAGAGATGCGGCGCCGGCTGGAAGACCGGAACGGATTCTGGACAATGGCCGATACAAGTCAACCATCTACAGTGTTTCACAGATCTGTCTTCAAACCTGCTGCCTGCTGTTGCGGGCTGGGCGGACCTGCCGGATAGCCGAACTGATGAAGGCGCAGCGTGCTTCCGGAGGAGGCGGAGCGGTCCGAGCGGCGGCGATGGAGATGCTGCAACGCCGCCGGATAGACACCTGGAAGGAGACGCTCGTGCACACCGGGGGGCACCGGCTGATGAAGACAGTCTGCCGTCCGGACTGGAGCTGAGCTAGCCGGAGAAGACGGTCACGAGAGAGGGAGTGATCGACGGGAATTTGCAGGAGCTGGTGCGAGACCAGAGCTGGCAGATCATTCAGCGGCCGAGTCGTGCTTGTTGCCGATCTAGAGCAGACGTGAACGGAAACGGCACGCCGACCTTCGTCGGAGAAGGTTGGAAAGCAGACCGAAAGTAAGGAGCTTTCGGTGGAAAAGATTTCGGTGAGTTACTGTTCTTGAGAGAAAAGCAATTTACTGTTCATCATTTTGCAAATCCGATCTCACTTTGATTCATAAAAATCGCAGACACCTCTTCATAGCACCCttccttctcctataaatacagccctgcagaatgagattagacacaccaaaaattaattcagataattattttactcattctctcttctagttcatactcaagtcccgagtatttagtagttcgctggaagttcgagttcctagtacaaggtctcgtactcattaaaaccgttgtatcttggggacatttgtcatcgaaccgtgtgtactgtgcggggcaattttgtcttacggagaaagagtccaactcttgcctcggttccTACATTCTCGTCGTTATTCTGTCCACATTTCTACACCCGTCAATAACATGCATGTATATACTCGAGTCGAGCTAGCGCGATTTTTCCCAAAAACCTTTCTCAGCTATGGAGGAAAATCAACAAAGGTGAAGAAAATGGTGGGTTTGCAAAATGGAGGAATTGCTCTTGTGTTTAATTTCCTCTGGTGTGGTCGATGAAGGAGTACTACCCTGTGTGCCTTCTGTTTTCTGCCATGGATGCGTGCAACATAAAAAAGTAGTAAAgtgcccccctccccccccttCATTCATCctcatctcctctctctctctgaaaaAGACTATGAAGAAGAAGAGGTCACTGAGATGCAAGGGGAGTTTTAAGCTTGAGGATCTAAAGCATCCTCATTTCTATTTTCCGGTGATGGTGGTGTTGATTCTGTTGTTTCTCGCGATCTACGGCCGCTCCTTCGCGATCCCGTACATGCACGTCGATCAGGTGGTATCTGGCTCCGACGATCGCCGGAGGGAGCGGCGCAACGGCGGTGGCTAGTGAGAGAAAGCCGAAGAGGAAGAAGAGCGAGGTTGtggaagaaataaaaaattgccccataatttaattaaaaaaaataaaaaatggttgACTAATGGTGGCAAAACGCCGTTTGATCA contains:
- the LOC130990590 gene encoding uncharacterized protein LOC130990590, which translates into the protein MNFLVWNVRGFSDDSKSLLKEHCRSFLPLLVGIIEPKKSLHKVRQSYWRSINLVPRHQNFRQPRRPNIWLLTSPDVQTTILLSSDQVIIADCVWQTYFFRVAVVHGANYHVTRRALWTDLLSFVDGNTVFIGDFNAVKGAHERRSLAAPLRSSCSEFCDFIEASDMIESPSSGIRFTWSGRILLPRHVESRLDRAFFSPGFANLWASINTHALPRLTSDHSPLIFQCSDEMGKGRRFKFLNMWTSHPNFLERVASSWDAATDIRCPIFKIMFKLRRLRNDLRAWNKDVFGQVDMQINSEQVSLLDVQNRISDHGYTDILFEEEVSHQARLSSFLARKNSLLQQKSRAHWLSDGDRNTSFFHHAIRFRKQSHKIEHLKIADVVSYDRGNIQQHIIDFFSSLFKDESPSNVNWDMLEGIIDQFVSEDQNGKLTHIPDDEEIMAAVFSLDANSSPGPDGYSGKFFQSCWSIIRLDILSAVRAFFLNSYLPAGCNASILILIPKKEVVETVADLRPIILSNFFFKIISKILASRLGEVAAVGVSPNQFGFIGGRSIHDCIMLGSEGFSCMNRTGKRSNMACKVDIRKAFDTMRWDFILNVLRVNGFHGKFIEWISIIFSSARISILYNGELSGYFACSRGVRQGDPLSPILFGIAEDVLSHLFLSCVTSRHITSMDFSKKASFPTHLFYADDILIFCKASMKNARKIKKILDFYGDISGQICNPTKSHVFFGRGVSSIMKNRVISELGFAMGSLPVTYLGVPIFAGRMRASYLIGIYDKIVNKFSSWKGLHLSMAGRICLVRSVIQSSVTHSMMIYRWPKSLIYKLDRKCRNFIWSGHVNKKPSCPVSWSRVCASRSEGGLGVRSFSAMNRSFLMKMAWKLVQGREFAPAIMATRYLSNFGYAKMFLASSPFWTGVREHVNSLVMDSYSYIGTGEHIYFWHDDWLGYKLADKLHIPPFMRDFLQQAVSDYFYDGVWHFTPDFIIQFPDIVVDILLLPIGEESDIRFWKPSVSGEVSASLAYVSQSPHFPKVLWGTWIWERFIPDRRSLITWRILHLKMPTLDGLIKRGMHGPNRCVMCGLAEESIDHLFWNCSVIRQTWVVFFDWFAKSQMLDCLDIHTMLAAAWNTDFSPLVRSYWKAGVINFIWKIWDCRNQVTFNEASFHPKLILGFLKVVFKEMDSNFPKLGRSHNSWQDYLVLRRIGVAMRAFAPPLMIEVHWWPPAGQWIKVNTDGSALGKPGSIAAGGVFRDNWGAVRGCYHYKGGSGFAFEAELFAIMHAIRIANFRGWHWLWIEADSSYVVQLLHSRSLNVPWRFLPLWKQTLNWLSNFRLQISHIFREGNSVADIMANHARIEGWWPFAIEDIKIAVSLDMATHSRVRLKN